One Dunckerocampus dactyliophorus isolate RoL2022-P2 chromosome 18, RoL_Ddac_1.1, whole genome shotgun sequence genomic region harbors:
- the LOC129170777 gene encoding ATP-sensitive inward rectifier potassium channel 12-like isoform X1: MRDYCCHGNKYSIVSDNLPEEERLKISSLDLHNGHRSSIVPLHCDTEPDNRKRRRRSGASAAVPGTRGQGGMSNYNGRVLTRGSSQVRSRFVKKNGQCNVVFTNMEEKRQRYLADIFTTCVDIRWRYLLFIFCTSFIVSWLFFGIIFYSVSLSHGDFEEPLMVKNEGLATGGLYSPSSGHGTGGQTKRMPCILHVQGFVGALLFSMETQTTIGYGWRCVTEECPVAVLTVVVQSIVGCIIDSFMIGTIMAKMARPKKRNQTLVFSKNAVVSLRDGKLCLMWRVGNLRRSHIVEAHVRAQLIRSYVTVEGEFIPLEQMDLNVGYDEGTDRLFLVSPLVIVHEIDKDSPLYTLSRADLETDEFEIVVILEGMVEATAMTTQFRSSYLSREIFWGHRFEPVIYEDRNCYKVDYARFHKTYEVPSTPNLSAKELDEAAGRVSSVVSPASACMSSKSLIPRSVSTFCYENEVALSCGEEDEDIFDSSQLVGKDRGEERRTSVSVDFQNMFKDTATMTSGSHNVMCVLDMDNNQMEFDILQTAIPLDPVTYKNEPEM, translated from the exons atgagggattattgttgcCATGGGAACAA GTACAGCATTGTATCAGACAACTTACCAGAGGAGGAGCGCCTGAAGATCTCCAGCTTGGATCTCCATAACGGTCATAGGTCCTCCATCGTCCCCTTACACTGTGACACAGAACCAGACAACAGGAAGAGAAGGAGGAGGTCAGGAGCCTCCGCTGCTGTGCCCGGCACAAGGGGACAAGGCGGTATGAGCAACTACAACGGCAGGGTTCTGACAAGGGGCTCCAGCCAGGTACGGAGCCGCTTTGTGAAGAAAAATGGACAATGCAATGTTGTCTTCACCAACATGGAGGAGAAGAGGCAGCGCTATCTAGCAGACATTTTTACCACCTGTGTGGACATCCGCTGGCGATACCTGCTGTTTATATTCTGCACCAGCTTCATCGTCTCCTGGCTTTTCTTCGGCATCATCTTTTATAGCGTCTCTCTGTCACATGGGGACTTTGAGGAGCCACTCATGGTGAAGAATGAAGGACTAGCCACAGGGGGGCTGTATTCACCCTCCTCTGGGCACGGCACTGGAGGACAGACAAAAAGGATGCCCTGCATCCTCCATGTCCAAGGATTTGTTGGTGCCCTCTTGTTTTCCATGGAGACCCAGACAACCATCGGTTATGGGTGGCGCTGCGTGACCGAGGAGTGCCCCGTGGCTGTCCTCACAGTGGTGGTTCAATCCATTGTAGGCTGCATCATTGACTCTTTCATGATTGGCACCATTATGGCCAAGATGGCTCGGCCAAAGAAGAGGAACCAGACGCTCGTGTTCTCCAAAAATGCAGTTGTTTCCCTTCGTGATGGCAAACTATGCCTGATGTGGAGAGTGGGGAACCTGCGTAGGAGCCACATCGTGGAGGCTCACGTCCGGGCGCAGCTCATCCGGTCCTACGTGACAGTCGAAGGTGAATTCATCCCCTTGGAGCAGATGGACCTCAATGTGGGCTATGATGAGGGCACAGACAGGTTGTTTCTGGTGTCCCCACTGGTGATAGTCCAtgaaatagacaaagacagCCCCTTGTATACTTTAAGCCGAGCTGATCTGGAGACTGATGAATTTGAGATTGTTGTGATACTAGAAGGAATGGTGGAGGCCACGGCCATGACCACGCAATTCCGTAGCTCCTATCTTTCCAGGGAGATCTTCTGGGGCCACAGATTTGAGCCCGTCATTTATGAGGACCGCAACTGCTACAAGGTGGATTACGCCCGCTTCCACAAGACTTACGAGGTGCCGTCAACGCCCAACCTCAGCGCCAAAGAGCTCGACGAGGCAGCGGGTCGGGTCTCCTCTGTGGTTTCTCCCGCCTCTGCGTGCATGTCCTCGAAAAGCTTGATCCCTCGCTCTGTCAGCACCTTCTGCTATGAGAACGAGGTAGCACTGAGCTGCGGGGAGGAAGACGAAGACATCTTTGACTCCTCTCAGCTTGTCGGGAAGGATAGAGGAGAGGAGCGAAGGACCTCAGTTTCTGTTGACTTCCAAAATATGTTCAAGGACACCGCCACCATGACATCTGGGAGTCACAATGTCATGTGTGTTCTGGACATGGACAATAACCAGATGGAGTTTGACATCCTACAGACCGCCATTCCTCTTGATCCAGTGACCTACAAGAACGAGCCGGAGATGTGA
- the LOC129170777 gene encoding ATP-sensitive inward rectifier potassium channel 12-like isoform X3, translated as MSNYNGRVLTRGSSQVRSRFVKKNGQCNVVFTNMEEKRQRYLADIFTTCVDIRWRYLLFIFCTSFIVSWLFFGIIFYSVSLSHGDFEEPLMVKNEGLATGGLYSPSSGHGTGGQTKRMPCILHVQGFVGALLFSMETQTTIGYGWRCVTEECPVAVLTVVVQSIVGCIIDSFMIGTIMAKMARPKKRNQTLVFSKNAVVSLRDGKLCLMWRVGNLRRSHIVEAHVRAQLIRSYVTVEGEFIPLEQMDLNVGYDEGTDRLFLVSPLVIVHEIDKDSPLYTLSRADLETDEFEIVVILEGMVEATAMTTQFRSSYLSREIFWGHRFEPVIYEDRNCYKVDYARFHKTYEVPSTPNLSAKELDEAAGRVSSVVSPASACMSSKSLIPRSVSTFCYENEVALSCGEEDEDIFDSSQLVGKDRGEERRTSVSVDFQNMFKDTATMTSGSHNVMCVLDMDNNQMEFDILQTAIPLDPVTYKNEPEM; from the coding sequence ATGAGCAACTACAACGGCAGGGTTCTGACAAGGGGCTCCAGCCAGGTACGGAGCCGCTTTGTGAAGAAAAATGGACAATGCAATGTTGTCTTCACCAACATGGAGGAGAAGAGGCAGCGCTATCTAGCAGACATTTTTACCACCTGTGTGGACATCCGCTGGCGATACCTGCTGTTTATATTCTGCACCAGCTTCATCGTCTCCTGGCTTTTCTTCGGCATCATCTTTTATAGCGTCTCTCTGTCACATGGGGACTTTGAGGAGCCACTCATGGTGAAGAATGAAGGACTAGCCACAGGGGGGCTGTATTCACCCTCCTCTGGGCACGGCACTGGAGGACAGACAAAAAGGATGCCCTGCATCCTCCATGTCCAAGGATTTGTTGGTGCCCTCTTGTTTTCCATGGAGACCCAGACAACCATCGGTTATGGGTGGCGCTGCGTGACCGAGGAGTGCCCCGTGGCTGTCCTCACAGTGGTGGTTCAATCCATTGTAGGCTGCATCATTGACTCTTTCATGATTGGCACCATTATGGCCAAGATGGCTCGGCCAAAGAAGAGGAACCAGACGCTCGTGTTCTCCAAAAATGCAGTTGTTTCCCTTCGTGATGGCAAACTATGCCTGATGTGGAGAGTGGGGAACCTGCGTAGGAGCCACATCGTGGAGGCTCACGTCCGGGCGCAGCTCATCCGGTCCTACGTGACAGTCGAAGGTGAATTCATCCCCTTGGAGCAGATGGACCTCAATGTGGGCTATGATGAGGGCACAGACAGGTTGTTTCTGGTGTCCCCACTGGTGATAGTCCAtgaaatagacaaagacagCCCCTTGTATACTTTAAGCCGAGCTGATCTGGAGACTGATGAATTTGAGATTGTTGTGATACTAGAAGGAATGGTGGAGGCCACGGCCATGACCACGCAATTCCGTAGCTCCTATCTTTCCAGGGAGATCTTCTGGGGCCACAGATTTGAGCCCGTCATTTATGAGGACCGCAACTGCTACAAGGTGGATTACGCCCGCTTCCACAAGACTTACGAGGTGCCGTCAACGCCCAACCTCAGCGCCAAAGAGCTCGACGAGGCAGCGGGTCGGGTCTCCTCTGTGGTTTCTCCCGCCTCTGCGTGCATGTCCTCGAAAAGCTTGATCCCTCGCTCTGTCAGCACCTTCTGCTATGAGAACGAGGTAGCACTGAGCTGCGGGGAGGAAGACGAAGACATCTTTGACTCCTCTCAGCTTGTCGGGAAGGATAGAGGAGAGGAGCGAAGGACCTCAGTTTCTGTTGACTTCCAAAATATGTTCAAGGACACCGCCACCATGACATCTGGGAGTCACAATGTCATGTGTGTTCTGGACATGGACAATAACCAGATGGAGTTTGACATCCTACAGACCGCCATTCCTCTTGATCCAGTGACCTACAAGAACGAGCCGGAGATGTGA
- the LOC129170777 gene encoding ATP-sensitive inward rectifier potassium channel 12-like isoform X2 has protein sequence MGTSKSNRYSIVSDNLPEEERLKISSLDLHNGHRSSIVPLHCDTEPDNRKRRRRSGASAAVPGTRGQGGMSNYNGRVLTRGSSQVRSRFVKKNGQCNVVFTNMEEKRQRYLADIFTTCVDIRWRYLLFIFCTSFIVSWLFFGIIFYSVSLSHGDFEEPLMVKNEGLATGGLYSPSSGHGTGGQTKRMPCILHVQGFVGALLFSMETQTTIGYGWRCVTEECPVAVLTVVVQSIVGCIIDSFMIGTIMAKMARPKKRNQTLVFSKNAVVSLRDGKLCLMWRVGNLRRSHIVEAHVRAQLIRSYVTVEGEFIPLEQMDLNVGYDEGTDRLFLVSPLVIVHEIDKDSPLYTLSRADLETDEFEIVVILEGMVEATAMTTQFRSSYLSREIFWGHRFEPVIYEDRNCYKVDYARFHKTYEVPSTPNLSAKELDEAAGRVSSVVSPASACMSSKSLIPRSVSTFCYENEVALSCGEEDEDIFDSSQLVGKDRGEERRTSVSVDFQNMFKDTATMTSGSHNVMCVLDMDNNQMEFDILQTAIPLDPVTYKNEPEM, from the exons ATGGGAACAAGTAAGTCCAACAG GTACAGCATTGTATCAGACAACTTACCAGAGGAGGAGCGCCTGAAGATCTCCAGCTTGGATCTCCATAACGGTCATAGGTCCTCCATCGTCCCCTTACACTGTGACACAGAACCAGACAACAGGAAGAGAAGGAGGAGGTCAGGAGCCTCCGCTGCTGTGCCCGGCACAAGGGGACAAGGCGGTATGAGCAACTACAACGGCAGGGTTCTGACAAGGGGCTCCAGCCAGGTACGGAGCCGCTTTGTGAAGAAAAATGGACAATGCAATGTTGTCTTCACCAACATGGAGGAGAAGAGGCAGCGCTATCTAGCAGACATTTTTACCACCTGTGTGGACATCCGCTGGCGATACCTGCTGTTTATATTCTGCACCAGCTTCATCGTCTCCTGGCTTTTCTTCGGCATCATCTTTTATAGCGTCTCTCTGTCACATGGGGACTTTGAGGAGCCACTCATGGTGAAGAATGAAGGACTAGCCACAGGGGGGCTGTATTCACCCTCCTCTGGGCACGGCACTGGAGGACAGACAAAAAGGATGCCCTGCATCCTCCATGTCCAAGGATTTGTTGGTGCCCTCTTGTTTTCCATGGAGACCCAGACAACCATCGGTTATGGGTGGCGCTGCGTGACCGAGGAGTGCCCCGTGGCTGTCCTCACAGTGGTGGTTCAATCCATTGTAGGCTGCATCATTGACTCTTTCATGATTGGCACCATTATGGCCAAGATGGCTCGGCCAAAGAAGAGGAACCAGACGCTCGTGTTCTCCAAAAATGCAGTTGTTTCCCTTCGTGATGGCAAACTATGCCTGATGTGGAGAGTGGGGAACCTGCGTAGGAGCCACATCGTGGAGGCTCACGTCCGGGCGCAGCTCATCCGGTCCTACGTGACAGTCGAAGGTGAATTCATCCCCTTGGAGCAGATGGACCTCAATGTGGGCTATGATGAGGGCACAGACAGGTTGTTTCTGGTGTCCCCACTGGTGATAGTCCAtgaaatagacaaagacagCCCCTTGTATACTTTAAGCCGAGCTGATCTGGAGACTGATGAATTTGAGATTGTTGTGATACTAGAAGGAATGGTGGAGGCCACGGCCATGACCACGCAATTCCGTAGCTCCTATCTTTCCAGGGAGATCTTCTGGGGCCACAGATTTGAGCCCGTCATTTATGAGGACCGCAACTGCTACAAGGTGGATTACGCCCGCTTCCACAAGACTTACGAGGTGCCGTCAACGCCCAACCTCAGCGCCAAAGAGCTCGACGAGGCAGCGGGTCGGGTCTCCTCTGTGGTTTCTCCCGCCTCTGCGTGCATGTCCTCGAAAAGCTTGATCCCTCGCTCTGTCAGCACCTTCTGCTATGAGAACGAGGTAGCACTGAGCTGCGGGGAGGAAGACGAAGACATCTTTGACTCCTCTCAGCTTGTCGGGAAGGATAGAGGAGAGGAGCGAAGGACCTCAGTTTCTGTTGACTTCCAAAATATGTTCAAGGACACCGCCACCATGACATCTGGGAGTCACAATGTCATGTGTGTTCTGGACATGGACAATAACCAGATGGAGTTTGACATCCTACAGACCGCCATTCCTCTTGATCCAGTGACCTACAAGAACGAGCCGGAGATGTGA